A region from the Cellvibrio sp. PSBB006 genome encodes:
- a CDS encoding gluconokinase, whose protein sequence is MIQRLAPSNTHATTYLIVVMGVSGSGKSSLARTLADYYGYCYLDGDDFHSESSRARMASGQPLTDEMRAPWVAAICQHLQERARKQQHCLLAFSGLKKAHRNQLRDAGLKTIFIFLRGDKPTIQDRLNRRTGHFMAPALLDSQLATLEDPSAEADVIPLDIAAPLTTVAGQAIQAINEQYELEELATK, encoded by the coding sequence ATGATTCAACGCTTAGCTCCTTCCAATACTCATGCCACTACTTACCTGATCGTGGTAATGGGCGTTTCCGGCAGTGGTAAATCATCACTGGCCCGCACGCTCGCCGATTACTATGGCTATTGCTACCTGGATGGCGATGACTTCCATAGCGAGTCGTCGCGGGCGCGCATGGCCAGCGGGCAACCCCTGACCGACGAGATGCGCGCGCCCTGGGTGGCTGCCATTTGCCAGCATCTGCAAGAAAGGGCTCGCAAACAGCAACACTGCCTGCTGGCTTTTTCAGGGCTGAAAAAAGCTCATCGCAATCAATTGCGCGATGCCGGATTGAAGACCATCTTTATCTTCCTGCGGGGAGACAAGCCGACGATTCAGGATCGACTGAACCGCCGCACCGGCCACTTTATGGCACCGGCTTTGCTGGACAGCCAATTGGCCACGCTGGAAGATCCCTCAGCCGAAGCCGATGTTATCCCCCTGGATATCGCCGCACCACTAACAACCGTTGCCGGCCAGGCTATTCAGGCGATCAATGAGCAGTATGAGCTTGAAGAACTCGCCACCAAATAA